In Strigops habroptila isolate Jane chromosome 4, bStrHab1.2.pri, whole genome shotgun sequence, a single genomic region encodes these proteins:
- the ERG28 gene encoding probable ergosterol biosynthetic protein 28 isoform X1 translates to MSRFLNVLRSWLVMVSVIAAGNTLQSFRDHSFLSEKLYTASPGLVNGLQARTFGVWTLLSSVIRCLCAIDIRNRTLYYITLFTFFLALVHFLSEVFIYHTAALTIGIMAPLMVASFSIMGMLIGLQYLEVEALSQNKKKN, encoded by the exons ATGAGCCGGTTCCTGAACGTGCTGCGCAGCTGGCTCGTGATGGTGTCGGTCATCGCCGCCGGGAACACGCTGCAGAGCTTCCGCGACCACAGCTTCCTCTCAGAGAAGCTGTACACCGCCAGCCCCGGGCTCG TGAACGGGCTCCAGGCTCGGACTTTCGGCGTCTGGACCCTGCTGTCATCGGTGATCCGCTGTCTCTGCGCCATCGACATCCGCAATAGGAC cctctATTACATCACACTCTTCACCTTCTTTTTGGCCCTTGTTCACTTCCTCTCCGAGGTCTTCATTTACCACACTGCAGCCTTGACAATTGGAATTATGGCACCCCTCATGGTAGCAA GTTTCTCTATTATGGGGATGTTGATTGGGCTGCAGTACCTGGAGGTAGAAGCACTGTcacagaacaagaagaaaaactga
- the ERG28 gene encoding probable ergosterol biosynthetic protein 28 isoform X2, translated as MSRFLNVLRSWLVMVSVIAAGNTLQSFRDHSFLSEKLYTASPGLVNGLQARTFGVWTLLSSVIRCLCAIDIRNRTFLYYGDVDWAAVPGGRSTVTEQEEKLKLRALCRSALSPIFTAKLPLKIG; from the exons ATGAGCCGGTTCCTGAACGTGCTGCGCAGCTGGCTCGTGATGGTGTCGGTCATCGCCGCCGGGAACACGCTGCAGAGCTTCCGCGACCACAGCTTCCTCTCAGAGAAGCTGTACACCGCCAGCCCCGGGCTCG TGAACGGGCTCCAGGCTCGGACTTTCGGCGTCTGGACCCTGCTGTCATCGGTGATCCGCTGTCTCTGCGCCATCGACATCCGCAATAGGAC GTTTCTCTATTATGGGGATGTTGATTGGGCTGCAGTACCTGGAGGTAGAAGCACTGTcacagaacaagaagaaaaactgaagctgAGGGCCCTGTGTAGGTCAGCATTGTCTCCTATCTTCACTGCCAAACTTCCACTAAAAATCGGCTGA
- the ERG28 gene encoding probable ergosterol biosynthetic protein 28 isoform X3, whose amino-acid sequence MSRFLNVLRSWLVMVSVIAAGNTLQSFRDHSFLSEKLYTASPGLVNGLQARTFGVWTLLSSVIRCLCAIDIRNRTFLYYGDVDWAAVPGGRSTVTEQEEKLKLRALCRQHFN is encoded by the exons ATGAGCCGGTTCCTGAACGTGCTGCGCAGCTGGCTCGTGATGGTGTCGGTCATCGCCGCCGGGAACACGCTGCAGAGCTTCCGCGACCACAGCTTCCTCTCAGAGAAGCTGTACACCGCCAGCCCCGGGCTCG TGAACGGGCTCCAGGCTCGGACTTTCGGCGTCTGGACCCTGCTGTCATCGGTGATCCGCTGTCTCTGCGCCATCGACATCCGCAATAGGAC GTTTCTCTATTATGGGGATGTTGATTGGGCTGCAGTACCTGGAGGTAGAAGCACTGTcacagaacaagaagaaaaactgaagctgAGGGCCCTGTGTAG GCAGCATTTCAACTGA